One genomic segment of Methanobrevibacter millerae includes these proteins:
- a CDS encoding alpha/beta hydrolase, giving the protein MYPLAPNHTYEETYEIVEKLYRYLLTLEKPITIMGDSSGGGLSAAFCEYLAVNDLPQPDKLILLSPWVDISMSGNYDEVEFDPMHGVDGLREMGKAWAGDLDLKDYRVSPLFGEVSELSKTAIFVGTHEQIYSDVIKFHEKLIDNGVDAELNVGEEMNHVYPVYPLVPESKEAFNHIVEIIMG; this is encoded by the coding sequence ATCTATCCGCTGGCTCCGAATCATACATATGAGGAAACCTATGAAATAGTTGAAAAGCTCTATAGGTATCTTTTAACGCTTGAAAAACCAATCACGATAATGGGAGACTCATCCGGCGGAGGATTGTCCGCAGCATTCTGTGAATATCTGGCGGTTAATGACTTGCCGCAGCCCGATAAGCTGATTCTTTTGTCTCCATGGGTTGACATATCAATGTCCGGAAATTATGATGAGGTTGAATTCGATCCGATGCACGGAGTGGACGGTCTGCGTGAAATGGGAAAGGCATGGGCAGGAGACTTGGATTTGAAGGATTACAGGGTAAGTCCTCTCTTTGGGGAAGTTTCTGAGCTTTCAAAAACCGCAATATTTGTCGGAACCCACGAACAAATCTATTCTGATGTTATAAAGTTTCATGAAAAACTTATTGATAACGGCGTTGATGCCGAGCTTAATGTCGGTGAAGAGATGAATCACGTTTATCCTGTTTATCCTCTTGTTCCCGAATCAAAGGAAGCGTTTAATCATATAGTTGAGATAATAATGGGTTAA
- a CDS encoding class I SAM-dependent methyltransferase — translation MDIPLFFYLTFKDLDRLAPGSDESTLNVLNLIDIDKDLKMDILEVGCGTGSDTLILADYFRNSTVEAIDLFPHYLKVLNQKIDEKNLGSRVYAYEMDMNDLDFANEEIDLLFCHAGVEIMGFKKALNRWRRVIKPDGFLIVSDLTWISSPSRESTDFWKSNYEEIDTIENKITQLEKLGFEYINHYVLDKSEFAEYYSQLNANLDKIKSDKSAKDFIKQLKKEVNVSKNEDFSYVYYIMRKSNRR, via the coding sequence ATGGATATTCCACTGTTTTTCTATTTGACCTTTAAGGATTTGGACCGTTTGGCTCCTGGAAGTGACGAGTCGACGCTCAACGTTTTAAATCTTATTGACATCGACAAGGATTTAAAAATGGACATTCTTGAAGTGGGATGCGGAACGGGTTCGGATACGTTAATACTGGCGGATTACTTTAGGAATTCGACGGTTGAAGCAATCGATTTGTTCCCACATTACCTGAAAGTTTTGAATCAAAAGATAGATGAAAAGAATCTCGGCTCAAGGGTATATGCATACGAAATGGACATGAATGACCTGGACTTTGCAAACGAAGAGATCGATCTGCTGTTTTGTCATGCGGGCGTTGAGATAATGGGCTTTAAAAAGGCCTTGAACCGCTGGAGAAGGGTCATAAAGCCTGACGGATTTTTAATAGTTTCTGATTTGACATGGATTTCATCACCGTCAAGAGAAAGTACTGATTTCTGGAAAAGCAATTACGAAGAAATCGATACTATTGAAAATAAGATTACGCAGCTTGAAAAACTCGGTTTTGAATATATTAATCACTACGTTTTAGACAAAAGTGAATTTGCAGAATACTATTCACAATTGAACGCTAATCTGGATAAGATCAAATCCGACAAATCAGCAAAAGATTTCATAAAACAGCTGAAAAAAGAAGTTAATGTTTCAAAAAACGAAGACTTCTCCTATGTCTACTACATTATGAGAAAATCAAATCGTCGATAA